ATTATTCCGATGATTTCCGCTCAGGAGCCATTTGGAAGGCCAATACCTGCGCCAGTGGTGCCTGGGTTGACAGCAACTTAAAGCCTGCGGGTATCTACATTAAAGAAAAGATCCAGGCTCCTTAATCCATCGCGCTGCCAGAAATCAACCTCTGGCAGCGTTTTTGCCGGCAAATTGCATAAAAAATGCCTATTAGATTAAAAATGCAACAAATAGATCGAATTTTCATCTATAGTTTAAACATAAGATTGTCATGGATGGTGAACTTATGTTTGACTTACTCCCCGTTGAAGGCGGCTTGCTTAGCCAAAAAAGAAAACAGATTGTACTTCTGAATGATCTTCTCAAGAAGATGAATCACAGCAAAAAAAGCGATCCTGAACGATTACCCTATTATTACGGCAAACTGGAAGCGCTGCATCGCAGGATCATGGGCAAAGGCGAGGCCGACACCGTCATTAAAAATTGGTTTCTTGCTCACCCGCTTTACAAAACCCACCAGCAGATTATTGACCTGGTCAAACACCGTCAACTCGAAAAAAAGGTCAAAAAAATAGCTAAACAGATGGATTTGGATAATTTGTACAGTAAATACACCAGCAAGGACAGTTTCAAAAGCCTGGTTCAGGATCGGCTGATGGCGATTGATTCCAGTTATAAAGTAACATCCCTCGGAGGGGGCAATAACCCCATTCTGCGCGTGACGCTCAATAAGGATCAGCAGTTTATTATGCGGTTTGTCCGGGTGGATAGTCAGGATGAAGCACGGGGGGTATCGCCAAAACAGGCCCGCGAGCAAGTCAGCGGCATGCCCCAGGTTCCTCAACCGTTGCTGATGCATTATGTGGCCAATGATTTTCAGGAGAAAACGTACATTGAATTCGGCCATTATTATCCCCAGGGGAATATTGAGGAATTATTCAAACAACTGAACGACCACAAGAAGGATTCGCCCAACAAGGAAACCATGGTATTGCTTTATGCGCGGAAATTTCTGGAATTTTATCTGGAATTAAACAGGCGGGGTGTCTGGTATACAGATCTTAAGCCCAGCAATGTCCTTCTCGATAGTCAGGGCGAGCTTGTGATAAGCGATCTCAAAGGGCTGCTGATGTCTCATGAAAGCAAAATGCCCTCTGCAAAAACCAATACCTCAAAAGCGTATTATCAATCGTCCGTATTCGAAGGCAAATCAATCAATCTTGAGCGCCTGCAACGGCAAACTCTGGCCAATACCCTCTACCAGTTAATGACCGGGAAGTTACCTGTCGCTGTCAAAGGGCATTACATCGATTGGAAATACAAATACAATTTTAATCAGGATTGTTTTAAATCACCGGAGGGCGAGTTAATTAAATCGTTAATTCTGGCTTTAAACATGTCAAGGCCAAAACCCCTGACCTATTATTTAACCCTGATTAATGATCATTTGAATCAGGAACAGTTACAGCCTCAGGAAGAAAGCGTGCGTGTGCCTACTCGGGACCGCGATGATTCCCAGGCTTCAATTACTCTTTAACGGAGTGACAGTATTAAAAATCTGGCTGTAATGGGCGTTGTCCGGATGATGATCACCGCGCGGGTTAAACGCGTGTTCGGCCACCACCAGATTTTTTATTCCCGATAGCCTGAAATTTCGCCATTGCGGAAGATGACCGCTGGCGCTGCCATTCGATACCTGGTAAGCATGCAGGTGTTTTATGCCGTTTAGGAGCCCATAATGATGAGGTTCTGCGCAACGCGAATGCCCATCGTAATGAAAGAGAACACGATGGCGACGGGTAATCGCTTCATTGATTTTGTCTTCAACGCTGTCCATTGCATTGCCTTTCTGTTTATAACAAGTATAGACAGTGCCTTATGGTGTGCGATCAGTTATTCATAAACTCAGGCTGTAAAATATTGAAACTTGCCAGTGCACTAAGTAATCTGTAATCGTCTTATAAAAAGGAGTTATTATGCGTAATGAAGTCAGACAATCCCTTGAAGAGAAAGCGCTGAAGACCAGGACAGTTTTTTTGGCGGCTAATCTCATTGTTCTTCCATTTTATTGCATCGATTCCACCTTTGGTCTTGCCGTCTCTATCGTGGTCAATGCTGTCTTGCTGAAGGCGCTTCATGATTTGGGACAATCACGGCGGCCGGGATCCAATCTGCTGCATGCGACCAATCGCTTCTTTTCAAACATGACGGGCCGTGAGAATGCTGAGGAGTTGAATAACACGTTCCGCAACGTCATCAATGGCGGGGCGGCGGTTTATGATGAAATGAGCCTTGTTTATGGCGAGACCTTAGGTCGCTAATTTAATGCTTGGGGTTTAAGCCTGCCGATTCATTTGAGTCGAAGATGAAAATCTTCGGCTTTATCGGCGGGGGAGTAGCCCTTACGGTAGGCAAAGGATTCACACACATGGGAAATGATTAGCAGCGGGGAGTCTTTGCCTTGACGCGACAAAACCCAGGTGTGGGTCATGTCAGCGATCAATTGCTGGCTGTAAGCCGCCGGCGATTGCCAAAGCCTGGCATGCCATGCCCCTTTGGTGTGAACAGTGACCTGATTGCCTTCCTGCTCACTGCTCAGCAGTTCACAATCAAAATGCTGATCAAAATAAATCAGCTTCCCAATCTGATGATCAGCAAACCCGGCAATGCCTTTAAAATGAATATCGCTACCCCGCAGGCGAATTTCGAAGCGCTCCGCATCAATGATCGTCAGAAAATCGACCATAGGCGCACGCGATGCATTGAGATGATTAAATTGCTGAATGATAGCAAACGCTTCTTCGGCCGCGGTTTGGGTCATAGGAACTCCATAAGATTAACGCTGCGGGAGCATTAATTCGCTTTTTTCCATTGCTTCCAGGTATTTTAATAGCATCAGCCTGAAATCGCTATTTAATTTATTCAAACGTTGCTGAGTCGAGATAAAATCGCCGACATCACCATTCAGGCTTGCTCTGACCGAGGATGCTTCAATGTTCCTGAGAATAGAATCCATTTTCTTCATTTCATTTAACATGTTAACTCTCCCGTTCAATCCGCTGGGATTCATTCTTAGTATAGTTCAGGATAGCGTGATTAGTGTTTAAGCGCAGGAGACGCCACTTGAACTCTTTCCTATTACCTATAAGAACCAAATTATAGTTTTTCCTGGGTATGTAATCTTTATGTAACTGTTTTTTCTGATTTTGAAAGAGCTTGATGATTGGATGAATAGTTAAAACACAGATTGAAGTAGTTGATTAAAACGGCTTCTGTAGTTCGTGACTTAGTTGAATGACTTAATAAAAACCCAGACTGGATTTGGCTCCCCGGACAAGACTCGAACTTGTGACCTAATGATTAACAGTCATCCGCTCTACCGACTGAGCTACCGGGGAATAGGGCGAAATCTTAAATTGATTCCGCCTGATGGTCAAGGGATTACGCAACTTTTTTTCGTTTATTTACAAAAACGGGCTAACCGATCCATGGCGTCGTGGATGATGTCCATGCTGGTGGCAAAGGACAGGCGTATACAGCCTTCATTGCCGAAGGCGGAACCGGGAACCAGGGCGACGCCGGTTTCCTTTAACAGTTTTTCAGAAAATTCCATGTCATTGACAAAGCCCTTTCGTTCGATAACGGCCTGCACATTGGGAAAGATATAAAAAGTCCCATCGGCAGGAATGGTTTCTATGCCGGGAATGGCGTCAAGGCGCTCAACAATGGCGTTGTGGCGTTGATGGAAGGCTTTGACCATCTCCTGCACGGTTTCCAACCCGCCGTTTAAAGCGGCCACTGATGCGCGCTGGGCGATGGAACAGGGATTGGAGGTCGATTGCGATTGCACGGTTTTCATGGCGTTGATGAGCACAGCGGGTCCGGCGGCATAGCCTATGCGCCAACCGGTCATGGAATAGGCTTTCGATACGCCATTCAGCACGATGGTGCGCTCATACAATTCCGGGCAGGCATTCAAAATATTGCAGAAAGGCTGTGACCAGATAATGTGCTCATACATGTCGTCTGTCGCGATGAGAATCTGTGGATGTTGTTTCAAAACCTCACCCAGGGCTTTTAATTCCGCTAAACTATAGGCAACACCTGATGGATTGGATGGGCTGTTGATAAAAATCATTTTGGTTTTTGGCGTGATGGCTTGTTTGAGCTGGTCTGCCGTGATTTTAAAGCGCTGGGCGGGCGTCGAGGGGATAATCACCGGTGTGCCGCCCGCGAGCAGGACGATGTCCGGGTAGGAAACCCAATAGGGACCCGGGATTAAAACCTCATCACCTTCTTCGATGAAGGCTTGGCAAAGGTTAAAAATGCTTTGTTTACCGCCGACAGAGACTAAAATCTGATTAAGTTGGTAATCCAGGTTGTTGTCGCGTTTGAACTTGTCACGTATGGCCTGCTTAAGTTCAGGAATGCCGTCCACGGCGGTGTATTTGGTGAAGCCGGCCTCAATGGCGGCAATGGCGGCTTTTTTGATGTGCATTGGGGTATCAAAATCAGGTTCGCCGGCGCCCAAACCAATGACGTCAAGCCCATCGGCTTTCATTTGCGCTGCTTTGGCCGCCACAGCCAATGTCGGTGACGGCTTGACTTGCTGCACACGGCCGGCTAGTGTGATATTCATTTTTAAACTCCTATGCTAGGATGTTAACTATCTGCCTTAATTTTAGGCAATTACAACACCCGGTTACTCGTATGAAAAACGTTTTTAAACTCTATGCCGATTATCAACCCGCCGGCGATCAACCGACCGCCATTGCCTCACTGATCGATGGCCTGCAATCGGGATTGGCTCGCCAGACGCTGCTTGGTGTGACCGGTTCGGGTAAAACCTTTACCATTGCCCATGTTATCCAGGCCATGAAACGACCCGCCTTAATTATGGCGCCCAACAAGACACTGGCAGCGCAGCTGTACGGCGAATTCAAAGCGTATTTTCCCGATAATGCCGTTGAGTATTTCGTCTCGTATTATGACTATTATCAACCGGAAGCGTATGTCCCTTCCTCCGATACCTTCATCGAAAAAGACGCCTCCATCAATGAGCACATTGAACAAATGCGCTTGTCGGCGACCAAAGCACTGATTGAGCGTCGGGATGCGATTATCGTCGCCACCGTATCGGCGATTTACGGTCTGGGTGATCCGGATTCTTACCTGCGTATGTTATTACATCTCTCTCGCGGAGAACAATGCGATCAACGTAAAATATTAAAACGACTTGCTGAAATGCAATACATTCGCAGCCAGGTTTCTCTGGAGCGGGGACAATTCCGGGTGCACGGCGACATCATTGATGTGTTCCCCGCCGACTCTGAAAAAAGCGCGGTGCGCATTGAGTTGTTTGACGACGAAGTCGAAAACCTGTCCTTTTTTGACCCCCTGACCGGCGAAGTGCTGCAGCGTGTGCCGAGGGTGACGATTTTCCCAAAAACCCACTATGTCACTCCAAGAGAACGTATCCTGCAAACGATTGACTGGGTGAAGGAGGAGCTCAAGGAACGGGTTGACTACTTTACCCGCGAAAACAAACTGCTGGAGGCACAACGCTTGCAGCAGCGCACCGGTTTTGACATTGAAATGATGCTTGAACTGGGTTATTGCTCAGGCATTGAAAATTATTCCCGCTATTTATCGGGACGTAACGAGGGCGAACCGCCGCCGACCTTATTTGATTACCTGCCTCCGGACGCACTCTTGATTATCGATGAATCGCATGTCACGGTACCGCAGATTGGTGGCATGTACCGTGGCGATCGCGCCAGAAAGGAAACGCTGGTCAATTATGGTTTTCGCCTTCCCTCCGCCCTCGATAACCGGCCGCTGCGTTTCGAAGAATTCGACCACCGTTCGCCTCAGACCATTTACGTCTCGGCGACCCCGGGTCCCTTTGAACAGGAACAGGCCGGCAATGTCGCCGAGCAGGTGGTCAGGCCCACCGGCCTGGTGGATCCGCAGGTGGAGATTCGCCCGGTGAGAAACCAGGTGGATGATTTGTTGTCTGAGATTCATACAGTTGTAAGCCAGGGTGAGCGCGTGCTGGTGACCACATTGACGAAACGGATGGCGGAGGATTTGACCGATTACCTGCGCGAGCACGGCATTAAAGTCCGCTACCTGCATGCGGACATTGACACGGTTGAACGGGTTGAAATCATTCGCGATCTTCGTCTTGGCGAATTTGATGTGCTGGTGGGGATTAACCTTCTGCGCGAAGGATTGGATATGCCGGAGGTGGCGCTGGTGGCGATTCTTGATGCCGACAAGGAAGGCTTTTTGCGTTCCGATCGCTCCCTGATTCAGACCATAGGCCGTGCGGCGCGTAACATCAACGGGCGCGCACTGCTCTATGCCGACCGCATCACCGGCTCCATGCAACGGGCCATTGACGAAACCGAACGCCGCCGTACAAAGCAGATGAACTTTAATGAACAGCATGGCATAACTCCGAAAGGGATACGTAAATCCGTGGCTGATATCATGGAAGGCGCTTATGCCACGAAACGCCGGAGCAGTGAGAAAAAAACAGAGTATGCGCATTTGCCGCCGGATCAGTTGGCTAAACAGATAAAATTGCTGGAAAAGCGAATGCATGTTCACGCAGAAAACATGGAGTTTGAACAGGCCGCGCAGGTGCGGGATCAATTACTGGCGTTAAAAGAACAACTAAAGACTGGATAGGCACCGAATCAACAACACCAAGGAGCGTTTATGACGGTAGGTGATTTAAAAAAAGCGTTGCAGGAATTGATTGAAGCGTATCAGCAATTGAAGTGGCCATTAGGGGTGGACAGGGCAACGGGGATTTTAGAGGCGTTGAGCGAGCTCGATGAAAGCGCCACGGCGGGAGAAGAGGAAAAAAAACTCGTAAGGCAGATGATTAAAAACAATTGGCAGGATGTGATTGTCACGCTTAACCCTGAACAGTGGGAAAGCAATGAAAAGAGTTTGCCGTTAATTCGCTTTCAAGAGCAACTTGAAACCCGGCAAATGATCCCGGTGAATGACCACCACAGCCTCTGTTTTAAGGAAATTGTTGACCGCTTTAATGGATTGCCGGGGCTTTTTAAGGCGGAGAATCTTTCAGCCCTCCTGCAATCCACCTGTCGGGTTATTGGATATGCGGAGCACGAGGAAATGGATTGTTACCCGTCAGCGAGGCTTAAAAACCGGGCAAAGAACACTTCTCCGGGAGCCAAAGCCAATCTCGACATGTCCCTCACCTCCATGGCGGCTCTTTTTTATCTGCTGTATTACCAAACGTCCGAGGCGCGAGTGGCCTTGATTCCCTTTCTAATTCATTACCGGGAACGCACGACGGATGAGGAGCGTCGGTCGGAATCAGCGATGCTTCGTTTTTTAAGAAAAACCCCTCACCATGCAGTCGAACTCATCAAACGAATGGATCATTGCGTCAGCTATCATATTGTCTTGAAAGACAAAGAGTTTGAAGCCTTTCGCATGATATTACCGGCTTTGCGCAA
This Legionella sp. MW5194 DNA region includes the following protein-coding sequences:
- the uvrB gene encoding excinuclease ABC subunit UvrB, translated to MKNVFKLYADYQPAGDQPTAIASLIDGLQSGLARQTLLGVTGSGKTFTIAHVIQAMKRPALIMAPNKTLAAQLYGEFKAYFPDNAVEYFVSYYDYYQPEAYVPSSDTFIEKDASINEHIEQMRLSATKALIERRDAIIVATVSAIYGLGDPDSYLRMLLHLSRGEQCDQRKILKRLAEMQYIRSQVSLERGQFRVHGDIIDVFPADSEKSAVRIELFDDEVENLSFFDPLTGEVLQRVPRVTIFPKTHYVTPRERILQTIDWVKEELKERVDYFTRENKLLEAQRLQQRTGFDIEMMLELGYCSGIENYSRYLSGRNEGEPPPTLFDYLPPDALLIIDESHVTVPQIGGMYRGDRARKETLVNYGFRLPSALDNRPLRFEEFDHRSPQTIYVSATPGPFEQEQAGNVAEQVVRPTGLVDPQVEIRPVRNQVDDLLSEIHTVVSQGERVLVTTLTKRMAEDLTDYLREHGIKVRYLHADIDTVERVEIIRDLRLGEFDVLVGINLLREGLDMPEVALVAILDADKEGFLRSDRSLIQTIGRAARNINGRALLYADRITGSMQRAIDETERRRTKQMNFNEQHGITPKGIRKSVADIMEGAYATKRRSSEKKTEYAHLPPDQLAKQIKLLEKRMHVHAENMEFEQAAQVRDQLLALKEQLKTG
- a CDS encoding WYL domain-containing protein; protein product: MDSVEDKINEAITRRHRVLFHYDGHSRCAEPHHYGLLNGIKHLHAYQVSNGSASGHLPQWRNFRLSGIKNLVVAEHAFNPRGDHHPDNAHYSQIFNTVTPLKSN
- a CDS encoding pyridoxal phosphate-dependent aminotransferase, with translation MNITLAGRVQQVKPSPTLAVAAKAAQMKADGLDVIGLGAGEPDFDTPMHIKKAAIAAIEAGFTKYTAVDGIPELKQAIRDKFKRDNNLDYQLNQILVSVGGKQSIFNLCQAFIEEGDEVLIPGPYWVSYPDIVLLAGGTPVIIPSTPAQRFKITADQLKQAITPKTKMIFINSPSNPSGVAYSLAELKALGEVLKQHPQILIATDDMYEHIIWSQPFCNILNACPELYERTIVLNGVSKAYSMTGWRIGYAAGPAVLINAMKTVQSQSTSNPCSIAQRASVAALNGGLETVQEMVKAFHQRHNAIVERLDAIPGIETIPADGTFYIFPNVQAVIERKGFVNDMEFSEKLLKETGVALVPGSAFGNEGCIRLSFATSMDIIHDAMDRLARFCK